A section of the Callithrix jacchus isolate 240 chromosome 14, calJac240_pri, whole genome shotgun sequence genome encodes:
- the LOC100403605 gene encoding all-trans-retinol 13,14-reductase-like has protein sequence MIVLIPSAYEWFEEWQAELKGKRGSDYETFKSSFVEASMSTVMKLFPQLEGKVDNVTAGSPLTNRFYLAAPRGACYGADHDLGRLHPRVMASLRAQSPIPNLYLTGQDIFICGLLGALQGALLCSSTILKRNLYSDLKDLGSRIREQKKKN, from the exons ATGATCGTGCTCATACCCAGCGCCTATGAGTGGTTTGAGGAGTGGCAAGCGGAGCTGAAGGGAAAGCGGGGCAGTGACTATGAGACCTTCAAAAGCTCATTTGTGGAAGCCTCTATGTCAACAGTCATGAAACTGTTCCCACAGCTGGAGGGGAAG GTGGACAATGTGACTGCAGGATCTCCACTCACCAACCGGTTCTATCTGGCTGCTCCCCGAGGTGCCTGCTACGGGGCTGACCATGACCTGGGCCGCCTGCACCCTCGTGTGATGGCCTCCTTGAGGGCCCAGAGCCCCATCCCCAACCTCTACCTGACAG GCCAGGATATCTTCATCTGTGGGCTGCTTGGGGCTCTGCAAGGTGCCCTGCTGTGCAGCAGCACCATCCTGAAGCGGAATTTGTACTCAGACCTTAAGGATCTTGGCTCTAGGATCCGGgaacagaagaagaagaattag